In Chitinophaga oryzae, the sequence GTCCTTCATCCCCAACACCTGGAAAAAGACAGCAGCGGGATGCCTGCTGAAATCTCCTGGCTGCAACATAAACTGGTATTCGACAACAACACCTTTGCCGAACTGGCTGATAAAATGAGCCGGTGGTATGGCATTACTTTTCATTTCGAATCAGCCAGCGTGCAACAACTGCGGTTTTCCGGCATCATCGATACTGAATCACCCGCCGAAGCACTGAAAATGCTCCGGCTGTCACGCCCCTTTAACTTCCGGATCGAAGGAAAAGAGGTGTATATCAATGACTAATACCATTCTTCATCTTCAAAAATGATACTTATGACCTAAAAAACGTTACGCACTTCCACCTTACTTTCCTTCACCCTTTACATTCCATGTTATGAAACCAATGTTCCTATGGGCTTTTAATAAAAGCCTCCATGGCGGGCTGCCAGGCATATTTGCTGCAGCGTTACTGCTCATCGCTGCCATGCCCGTATCTGCCACCTCTGCCAACCAGGAGAAGATAAACATCTCCCTGGAAAAAGTCAGCATTAAAACAGTACTGAAAACCATTCAGCAAAAGAGCCGGTACCGGCTTATTTACAACGACGACATCCTGCCGGAAAAACCGCCGGTGTCTATCCATGCAGAAAATGCCTCTACAGAGCAACTGCTCTCCCGGGTCTTTGCAGGCACCACATTGCACTATACTGTGATGGACAACGACGCTATCGTCATTGCAGCCGGGAATAACGCTGCCAAAATTACCGGCACGGTTAGAAACGAACGCGGCGAACCGCTCATTGGCGTATCCGTAAAGGTAAAAGGCACCAGTATCGGCAGCATGACCAATGAAAACGGCCGGTTTGAACTGCAGGCCGCCGTAGGCGCCACGCTGGTATTCAGTTATGTAGGCTATGAACAAACGGAAGCAGTGAGCACCGCCGATCCCCTCACCATCGTCCTGAAAGAAAGCGCCAGCGGCTTAAACGAAGTAGTGGTCGTGGGTTATGGCACGCAGAAAAAGACCTCCTCTACCGCGTCCGTGGCGGCAGTGCAGGGAAAAGAACTCGCCAAAGCCCCGGTCACCAACATCTCCAATTCGCTGGCCGGAAATGTGTCCGGCATCAGTATGCGCCCTAACGGAGGCCAACCGGGAAGAGACAATCCCGATATACACATCCGGGGCATTGCCACCACGGGCAACAATGCACCGCTGATAGTAGTGGACGGCATCATCCGCAACAACATTAATGAAGTGTCGCCCAGCTCCATCGCCTCGGTCACCGTATTGAAAGACGCCGCCGCAGTAGCGCCCTATCGCTTAGGGGGCGCCAACGGCGTAATCCTTATCACCACCAAACGCGGGCAGACAGGCGTGCCCTCCTTATCGCTCAACGCGTATTACGGCTGGCAAACACCCACGTACTACCCTAAAATGTTAAACGCGCAGGACTATATGCGCCTGCGCAATGAAGCTTACCGCAATGAAAATCCCGGCGGCGCCCAACAACCTTTCGCGGATGATTTCATTAATACGTACGCGGAGCTGAATGCCAAAGATCCCGACAAATATCCCATCAGCAATACGAAAGACCTGGTACGCATGCATGCGCCCATTCAAAACTACAACCTGCAGCTAAGCGGCGGCAGCAAAGCAGTACGCTATTATGCCGGCATCGGTTTTCTTAAACAGGATGGGATGTTTGCCCCGATCAATTACAGACGATATGATTATAACGTCAATATGGAAGTCAGCGCCACGCCCACTACCACCGTATCGCTGACGCTCATCGGGGCCATTCAGCAAACCAACAGCGTAGACGCAGCCACCACGCCGGGCCAGCTGTTCCGCAGCGCATATAAACTGATCCCCATCACCAACCTTTATTACAGTAACGGGCTCTGGGGCGAATTTGCCGGCAACTCACCGGTAGGCATCCTCAAAGCAGGTTACTCCCACCGCAATGCCACGTCCCTCCTCACCACACTGGCGGTGGAACAACAACTCCCGTTCATTAAAGGATTAAGCATTAAAGGGACTTTCAGCTATGATCCCAACGACTTTACCGTTAAAGGGTGGCATACGCCGTTTTACTTTTATTCACAGAATACGGCCACTACCCCCTACACCTATACGAAACAGATCTCCACGTCGGAAGGAAGCGCCGCTCCATATACCTGGCTGAACCAGGAGTATTCCAAAAACCAGTACTTCACCTATCAGGGGTATCTCAACTATCACAACAACTTCGGTAAACACGATATCACCGGCCTGCTGGTGGCAGAAGCCCGCAGAAACGACTCTACCGGCTTCTCCGCCCGGCGCAACAACTTCGCGGTAAACATCGACGAGCTGGGCATGGGCAGCTCCAATAAAAATGATTTTGATAACAACGGTTCCACGGTGACAGGCAGTCAACTTGGATTTGTATACCGCCTCGGCTATAGCTACGACCATAAATATCTTTTTGAAGCGGCCGGCCGTTATGATGGTCATTACTACTTCGCTCCCGGTAAACGCTGGGGGTACTTTCCTGCATTTTCCGCCGGGTGGGTGATCTCAGAAGAAAACTTCCTGGCAGACCACCCTTCCGCCCTGAGCCACCTTAAACTAAGAGCTTCGTGGGGGAAATCAGGCAACCTCGCCGGCGCCGCATTTCAATACCTGAACGGCTACAACCTGTACGGCAACGCGTATGCTTTTGGCAACGGCAATATGGTACAGGGTTCCAACATCACCCGGGAGGCCAACCCCAATATCACCTGGGAGATATCCACCAAAACAGACATAGGGCTGGACGCCTCTTTCTGGAAAGGGCTGATTACCGTGGAAGCTGATTATTTTCATGAAAAACGAACAGGCATGCTGTTGCCTCCGGCTGTGACCGTACCGGTAGAATACGGCCTGAACCTCTCAGATGAAAACGAAGGTATCATGGAGAACCATGGCATCGAAATTGCCGTGGGCACGCACCATCGTTTTTCCAATGGCCTGGAAGTAAACCTGAACGGCAATTTCAGCTATGCCAAGAACAAAATGATACAGGTGTTTGAAACCGCCGCCACCCGCAATAATCCCAACCGCGCCAGAACAGGCAGGCCCACCGGCACCCAGTTCGGCTATCATGCACTGGGATTGTTCTCCCTCGCGGATGATAAAAACAACGATGGTATCATTAACAGCGACGATGGCTACAACGTCACCCAGTTCGGCGTGCTTCACCCCGGCGACATCCGCTATGCAGACATCAGCGGACCGGATGGAAAGCCCGACGGAAAAATAGATTCCTATGACGAAACCGTGATCGGTAACCCGGTATATCCTTTCATCACCTATGGCTTTACGCCCAGCGCCTCCTGGAAAGGATTCGACCTGAGCCTGTTTTTCCAGGGATCTGCGCTCGCCAGCCTGAACATCCGCGGGTTTCAGACCGTCCCTTTCAACAACAACAACAGTAATTCGGCGTATGAATATTATAACAACCACTGGACACCTCAAACACCCGACGGAAAATACCCGCGTGCTAACCAGTCGCCCTACGCCAACAACACACAAAACTCCGATTTCTGGATGATGAAAACAGGCTATCTCCGTCTGAAAACAGCCGTGCTCGGATACACCCTTCCCGCCGGCATTTCCAAAGCGGTGAAGATGCAGCGCCTCCGTTGTTATCTATCCGGACAAAACCTCCTCACCTTCAGCAAAATGAAATTCATGGACCCGGAAGTAGGTTACACCGACCTGGAGACAGCCTATCCTAACCAAAAGGTATTTGTTTTCGGACTAAACGCCACTTTTTAGATTCATCCTGTCAAACAAACTATCATGAAGCGATATATCACTCTTTTGCCCGTGGCCGTATTGTTGCTCAGTATCCTGTCGTGCAAAAAGGATTTCCTGGAGAACACCGATAAGACCAAACTCACTGACGACATGCAGTGGAGCAGCGAAGGTAATGCCGACCTTTTCCTTAACGATATCTACAGCGCCTTGCCCAACTACTGGAACCAGCCGGAAAACCTGGACAATTTCACCGACGACAACGATGCAGGTTTCTACTATACCTCCTATAACTGGAAGCAGGGCATTGTGGAAGCCTCCTCCAACGACTATACGATATGGGGCGGCATCACCGGTTCCGGCGACCTGACCAACTGGCCCGCCATCTTCACCAACATCCGCAAATGCAATACGTTCATCGCGGCGGTACGAAATAATGCAAAGAATTTCTCTCCCGAATGGCTGAACAAACGGCTGGACGAAGCCCGGTTTATCCGCGCCTTTTTTTACAGCGAACTGTGGATGCACATTGGCGGGCTACCGATCATTACCGCGCCCGCAGAAAGGCGGTCAATGGACAGCGCCGCTATCTATACTCCCAGGAGCACCTTTGCGGAAACGGTGGATTTCATTACTTCACAACTGGATTCCATCGTGAAAGATGGACACCTGCCGCCCAAATACAACAAAGGAGATGCTGACGCCGGCAGGGCCACCCTCGGCGCCGCCCTCGCACTGAAAGGATGGGTGGAGCTGTATGCTGCCAGTCCCGCCTTCAACGACGCACAGCCCGCCGCAGGCAACGACCCTCACAAAGTGGCCGGCTACAATAACTACGATGCGCAGCGGTGGGCCAAAGCCGCCGCCTCTTTCAAACTGTTCATCGACCGCTATGGCAACGGCAGGGCATACGAGCTGTTCCCCGATCCCTCCGCCATCTGGTACGAAGCCAATGAATATCACTCCGAAGTGGTGTGGGACAGGCAGGTAGTGGCCAATACGATGGGGTCATCTTTTGAACAATACGGCGGCCCCGTGTGGATCAACGGCGCCTACTATACATGGGGCAACTACTGCCCCACCCAGGAGCTGGTGGACCAGTTTTTTATGGCTAACGGGAAACCCATCACCGACCCCTCCTCCGGCTATGATCCGCAGCGCCCCTACATCGGACGGGAGAAACGCTTTTATGACTGGATCGTGTATGACGGCGCTCCCTATAAAATGACATGGATGGACAAAGGCGATACCATATACACCCGCATCGACAAAGTACGGCCGTCCAAAAACCAGATAGACTTCGGAACAGATGACGTAGGCAACACCGGATACTACTTTAAAAAGCGGCTCAACCCGCTGGTGCGGCCCGGCGGCGGTGCGGTAAGCGGCGCCAACTTCATTTATTACCGCTACGCCGAAGTGCTGCTGGGCTACGCAGAAGCACAAAACGAAGCCGCAGGCCCTGACGCCTCCGTGTACGCCGCGATCAACCAGGTCCGCAAAAGAGCCGGCCTCCCGGACCTTGCCCCGGGGCTCTCACAAGCGCAAATGCGGGCCGCTATCTACCAGGAAAGAAGAGTAGAGCTCTGCTTTGAAAACAAGCGTTTTTATGATATCATCCGCTGGAAAACCGCTAATACCGTCATGAATGTGGACAAGCATGCCATGAAGATCAGCAACACCGTGCCCAATAACAACACGGGCGTATGGAAATACGAAATTGTGCCGCTGAACCACCCGCATGTGTTCACCCGGAAAATGTACCTGAACCCGGTACCACAGGATGTTATTGACCGAAACCCCAGGATTGTGCAGAACCCCGGATACTGAGTGAAGATCACCACCATGCAAAGAAGTTGCAGGGTATTCCTGCAACTTCCTGGCATGGTGGATAAGGAAAAGTTATCCTTTCATCCTGTTTCCAATACACAAGTCGCGGATTTAAACAGCGCCTGCAACATTTCCCATCGTAATATGCAACATTTGAGCCCCCTTCCTCAAAGAAGATTTTCATAGTTTTAGCGCATTCAACCGAGAGAACGATTTCCCGTTATGAAAAATACGCCTGGCAGCTCCCGCCGCTGTAGCCGGTATTATAGCCAAAATATAGATTTTACCTAAACCACTCCACTTTATGAAAACCAAACTTCTCACACCATTTAAACAAAAGGACCCATGCCTTTTTGTTTTCAGACATTGTAGCTCCTCCGGGATACTTCCGCAGCTCCTGAAAAAGGCGCATGCCCTTCTTTGCCTGCCTATCATATTTATGCTGCTCCTGGGCTACGCAGTAAAAGCCCAAAACGCGGCCGGCTATGTCTGGAAGAACGTAGCTATTGGCGGCGGCGGATTTGTTTCCGCGATCATCCCGTCCAAAACCACGCAAAACCTGGTTTATGCCCGGACAGATGTGGGAGGCGCCTACCGCTGGAATGCTTCCACTTCGAGCTGGGTGCCCCTGCTGGATTGGGTCTCGGACAATGAAACCGGCTTCCTCGGCGTCGAGTCTCTGGCCATCGACCCTCAGTTACCCAACAGGGTATATATGCTGGCAGGGATCTCCTATTTCAACAACGGGAAAACGGCCATTCTCCGATCTGACGACTATGGCAATACCTTTACCATCACAGACGTCACCTCGCAATTCAAGGCACATGGCAATGGCATGGGGCGGCAAACCGGTGAAAAGCTGGCAGTAGACCCGCACAACAGCAACATTCTGTACTGTGGCACCCGGTGGAATGGATTATTCAGGAGCACCGACGCCGGCGCCAGCTGGAGCAGGGTAAGCTCACTGAACATCACCACTACGCCCAATGAAAACGGGATCAGTTTTGTGGTTCTGGACGGAAGCAGCGTTTCCGGCGGCATTACCCAAAGGATTTTTGTGGGGGTGTCGCGCAGCGGCAGCACCAACCTGTACCGAAGTGATAACGGCGGACAGTCGTTTACTGCTGTTTCCGGTGCTACCACCACCTTTATGCCCCACCGGGCAGCTTTGGCCGGCAACGGCGCCCTGTATATCACTTACGGCAACGGTGCAGGGCCGCATGCGCACTGGTCCCAGCCGGAACCCATGGACAACGGACAGATCTGGAAGTACAATATTTCCACAGGTGCATGGACCAACATTACCCCTGCCGGCTTCAACAGAGCATTCGGAGGCATCAGCGTTGACCCGAACAATTCTAACAGGATCGTGGCTTCTACGATCAACACATACATGAACCAGAATGGCGCCTGGGGCGACCGGATGTTCCTGAGCACCAACGGTGGCGCAAGCTGGACAGACGTGGTAGACCGTGGATTTACCATGGACCCCGACGGCATTACCTGGGTAAGCGGGCATGCCATCCATTGGGCCGGCTCCATCGAGTTCGATCCTTTCAACACAGAAAGGGTTTGGGTTACTTCAGGCAATGGTATTTTTGTAAATGATAACATCAGCACCAGCGGCACCTGGCGATTTGCCGTAAAAGGACTGGAAGAAACTGTGCCGCTCGGCCTGGAAAGTATTCCCAATGGCCCGGTGGTATCCGTTATCGGCGACTACGATGGATTCAGGCATACCACCAATGTCAGTCAATACGCCCCTATTCATCAGCCGCAGATGGGGACCACTACCGGATTGGCAGTAGCTGCACAAAATACCAACAAAATCGTTCGTGTCGGAAACGCTATGTATTATTCCAACGATATGGGATTAACCTGGACCCAAAACAGCATGAACGGCACGCAGGGACAGGTGGCGTTGTCCGCTAACGGCAATACCGTCCTACATTCCCCGAAGGAGTCTTCCGTTACCTACCGGTCTACTAATAACGGATCGTCCTGGTCTGCCGTAAGTGGTTTAAGCTTCAATGAAGCGCGGCCGGCAGGCGATCCTGTCAATTCCAATAAGTTCTATGCGTACAATCCCGGGAACGGCGCCGTGATGGTGAGCACCAACGGCGGATCTTCCTTTTCACAGGCCGCCACAGTGGCGAGCGGCGGCTCCAAAATCATCCGGCTGGCCCCCGGGAGGGAAGGCCATGTGTGGATAGCGCTGAACAATGGAGGGCTGGCACGTTCCACCAACTCCGCGCAATCCTTTTCGACCGTGAGCGGCGTCAGCTATTGCGGAGCCGTTGGTTTTGGAGTAGCCGCTCCCGGGGCAAACTATCCTGCGATTTACATTTGGGGGACCATCAACAACAGCAGAGGCGTTTACCGCTCAACAGACCAGGGAGCTTCGTGGGTCCGCGTGAATGACGATGCGCATGAATATGGCGGTCCGGGTAACGGACAGTTCGTGCAGGGAGATATGAATGTCTTCGGAAGGGTATATATGAGCACCGCAGGCAGAGGCATTGTCTATGGAGACGCCGGCTCCGCCACCTGCACACCTTCAGCCATTACACCATACACCCAGGTCAACAACGGGACCTGGCAGCAGACAGCCAATGCTTCTTTGGCGGCAGGCGGTAGCGTACGATTGGGCCCTCAGCCCGTACAGGGCGGATCGTGGAGCTGGAGCGGGCCGAATAATTTCAGCGCTGTTACGAGGGAAATAGCGATTTCAAACATCCAGTCCAACCAGGCAGGCAGCTATGTGGCCACCTATACCAACAGCGAAGGATGTCAAAGCACACAGACCTTCAGTATCACCCTGACCAGCGCCGCCAAAGCTGCAGCGACAGCCGGTGTTACCGAAGACGCCATCAGCCTGTATCCCAACCCGGCCAATGCGGGCAGGTTCACGATCACGCTTCCGGACATTCCGGACAATGTGATCATCAGCATCTGGGACGATCAGGGCAGAATACTTTATGAAAAGAAAGCCTTCGGCGGTAAAAAGATAGACGTCGATTCGGGACTGAAGCCAGGGTTTTACCTGGTAAGGATCAATTCGACAACATATCATCTCACAAAAAAGCTCATCATTCATTGACAATACCTCCATTTACGGGAATGCTTCCTGTGAAGCATTCCCATTTCTTTCTTCAGAAAACTATATATTTAACCACATGATTAAAAAACACCTCTTTTACGGATTTCTTCTTTTTCTGCTGCTGCCCACCGTACTCCACGCCGCTATCAGGTTACCGTCTCTCGTTGGCAGCAACATGGTATTACAGCAAAACGACAGCGTCACTATCTGGGGCTGGGCCAATCCGGCGGAGAAAATAACCGTTTATACAGGCTGGGACAACAAAACACTTACTACCACCACGGGCGGAGATGCGAAGTGGGCCTTGAAAGTGCAGACACCCGCCGCCGGAGGGCCTTATGAGATAAAACTGAAAGGCGCTAACGAGATTGTACTGAAAAACATCCTGATCGGTGAGGTATGGTTATGCTCCGGGCAGTCGAACATGGAATTCAGCTACTATAACGGTGTCCGGCAAATAGCAGCGGAACTGCCTGTATGCAGCAATCCCAATATCAGATTTTTCAACATCCCGAAAACTACGGCCACATCTCCGCAGGACGACTGCCCGGGGACCTGGGAAGTGTGTGACAGCAACAGCCTGAAGCCATTCAGCGCGGTGGGCTATTTTTTCGGGAAGAAACTACAGCAGTCGTTGGGCGTACCGGTGGGACTTATCAACGCCAGCTGGGGCGGTACGCCGGCAGAAGTATGGGCGCCGGAGCATCTTGTAACGGACCAGCCACAACTGTCGGCAGCTGCCGCAAAGCTGTCCCCGGCTGCCTGGTGGCCACATCAGCCCGGTTATGCCTATAATGCGATGATAGCACCCCTTCACCATTACAATATAAAGGGAGTGATCTGGTACCAGGGAGAAGCCAATGTGAAAACCGCGGCCACTTACGCCCCGCTGTTCACCGGCATGATACAGTCATGGCGTGAAGCCTGGCACAAACCCATTCCCTTTTATTATGTTCAGATAGCGCCCTTCACCTACGATAAGGAAAATGAGGCCGCCCTGCTCCGTGAGGCGCAGGCACACAGCAACGTGCTTGCCGGCACCGGAATGGTAGTGGTATACGACGTGACAGACAACGTAAAGGACATCCATCCGCAAGACAAAAAAACTGTCGGGGACAGGCTGGCCAATTGGGCACTCGGCGAGAACTACGGTAAAAACGGATTTACCTGGAAAAGCCCCGCATTCAAAGAAATAAGCATCAGCAAAAACAAAGCAATGGTCCGCTTCAGCAGCGTTCCCACTGCTCTCCGGATCAATGGAAAAACACCGGCAGCACTATACATAGCGGGCGCCGATAAAGTGTTCTATGAGGCTTCCGCAAAGGTGGAAAAAGATGTACTGGTTGTATGGAGCAGTAAAGTAGAAAAGCCGGAATCGGTGAGGTACGGTTTTTCCAATACGGCCATCGGCAATATCTTCTCTTCGGAAGGCTTACCTGTCGCACCTTTCCGCACCGACAACTGGCCTGTTACGCAGTAAACGAAAGGAATATCAGCACAAACTAAAGAGGCGGCCATGTTGTCAATAACCGATAACGTTACTGGCTATGGCCGCTGTATAAAAATCCGTTGAGCGAACAAATACAGGTTCCTGTCCCACTCCGTGTTGTCGTGACCGTTGGTATCCACGTTCCAGACGTGAGGCATGCCGATGTCGTTAAGATACTGATGGGCTTTTTCACTGATCCTGAACAGGCCGTCTTTGTTACCGCATCCTATCCACAGCAGTTTCAGCTTTTCCCGGGCGGCTTTCCTGTCCGGAATGAATTCAGCAGCGGTATACATACCGCCGAACTTATTCGTGTTAGGCGCCGAAGAAAACCCTCCTACATAGGCAAATGTCTCCAGGTGATACAGTCCTATGTTCAAAGACTGGCCACCACCCATTGACAGCCCAGCCAAGGCACGGTGCTCCCGGTCGCTGATGGTGGAATAGTGCGCATCGATGTAAGGAATGATGTCGTTCAATAAATCATCCTCAAATGGCTTTCTGTAACCTTCGAAGCCGTCCGCCTTCCCGGAGCGGGTGGACGAAGCAGTATCCGTTACCGTCAGCCGGGTATCGCAGTTGGGGAAAACCATTATCACAGGCGGCATTTTACCATCTGCAATAAGGTTATCTGCAACATTATCTGCCTGGCACCATTCCGTCCATTGCCGGTAGTCTTGCCCAAGGCCATGCAACAGATACAGCACAGGGTACCTCCTGTCAGCGGTGTAACCCGGCGGCGTATATACACTCAGTTCCCGGCGTTTCCCGAGTGTTTTTGACTGATATTGGACCACTGTCATTTTTCCGTGAGGTATATCGTTCCGCTGTGCATTAAATCCCGCGGGTGGATCAGGGAAAGTGGGCACAGTATCTGCGTTTACAGCAGCTTTACCTGCCTGCGCCGGACAGATATGTCCGAGCGTCAGCAATACGATCAAAATAGATAAACACCTGTAATTCATTATCTTTTTTTATAACGAGGATTTCAGAGCGCCCTTCGCCATCTTTTTTCAGGACACCTCCCCATGACGACGGCGTGTAGTTGATAAACCAAACTTACTCCGAAATATTTACCAAATTTTTAGGTTAATAGGACTTTCTTTTATACAAAACCGACTATTTACTGCTTATTTTTATAACAAAGCGCAAGACGATCGTTTATTAAATATTCCACATGATTAAAAGAGTACTTAAGCAAACATTTACGCTGTTGAACGTTGACGCTGTAAAGCTTGACTCGGGGTGGAATTACAGGAATGTGATCAGTCCCTATTTCAGGATATACTATATCGATGCGGGTGCGGGAGAGATCCTGGACGCCTCTTCCAAAGTCAGGCTTGAGGCGGGCTTTCTGTATATGATACCCAGTTTCACCTTATGTCACCTGATATGTCCTGAATACCTGAGCCAGTACTTTGTCCAGTTCTTTGAGGAATCATCGGATGGCATTTCATTATTTGAAAATAACAGGGCTATTATGAAGGTAAAAGCGACCGAAACGGATGTACTGAGCTTCAGGCGGTTACTGGAGATAAATCCGGGGAGGGGTATCAATCGTTCTGATAATCCGAAAGTATATGAAAAAAATGTTTTCTACAAAGAGTATCAGGAGCTCAACAACCGTCAAAGCCTGTCCACCTTCACGGAAACGCACGGCATCCTTCTGCAGCTGGTTTCACGGTTCCTGTCACAAGAGACATTTAAGCACATGGACACCGGGCAGGTGCCGGTTAAAATCCTGAATATCATCAGCTACATTCAACTGAACCTGAACCGCGACCTATCAGTAACCCTTCTGGCGAAAAAAGCGAACCTGCATACGGACTATTTCTCGCGCCTTTTCCAGCAACACACCGGGGAAAGGCCTGTCAGATACATACATGAAAAAAGAATAGAAAGGGCGCAACACCTGATGCTGACGACCAGGATGACCTTTACTGAGATTGCGGCGCAAACCGGTTTCGACAATGTGTTCTACTTCTCCAAAATCTTCAAAAAAATAACAGGAGAATCGCCGGGGGCTTACAAAAAGCAAATGAATACAATCGGGTTTAAATAAAGACAGGGAAATTATTATGATCTTATTAATAATAACTATGCTAATGAGAAATCATCTTTGGCTTTTATCCGCCTGCTGTTGCATGATCTGCTGTACCAATAGTAAACAACCATCCCAGGGGGTAACGATCAACTACCCTGCGCCACTGCCAGACACTATAGCACAGACATTCCTTCCCGGCGTCGTATCCTCCGATACGCTCGATTTCAACGCCGCCTTTTCTCCGGATGGCAAAACGTTTTATTTTTCAAGGTCGTACAACAGGAAATACATTATTCTTGAAAGCGCTTACAACGGGAAAGAATGGACTTCTCCCATCCCCTCCCCTTTGTTTGACAGCGCCTATTCCAATACCGATCCTTTCTTTTCAGGTGAAGGGGACCTGTATTTTATTTCAAACAGGCCCAAAGATGCCACCGACACCATCAAAGATTATGACATCTACAGGTTACCCATGAGCGGCAACGACCCGGGCAATCCGATACGGCTAAACGAAATCAACAGCGACAGT encodes:
- a CDS encoding TonB-dependent receptor gives rise to the protein MKPMFLWAFNKSLHGGLPGIFAAALLLIAAMPVSATSANQEKINISLEKVSIKTVLKTIQQKSRYRLIYNDDILPEKPPVSIHAENASTEQLLSRVFAGTTLHYTVMDNDAIVIAAGNNAAKITGTVRNERGEPLIGVSVKVKGTSIGSMTNENGRFELQAAVGATLVFSYVGYEQTEAVSTADPLTIVLKESASGLNEVVVVGYGTQKKTSSTASVAAVQGKELAKAPVTNISNSLAGNVSGISMRPNGGQPGRDNPDIHIRGIATTGNNAPLIVVDGIIRNNINEVSPSSIASVTVLKDAAAVAPYRLGGANGVILITTKRGQTGVPSLSLNAYYGWQTPTYYPKMLNAQDYMRLRNEAYRNENPGGAQQPFADDFINTYAELNAKDPDKYPISNTKDLVRMHAPIQNYNLQLSGGSKAVRYYAGIGFLKQDGMFAPINYRRYDYNVNMEVSATPTTTVSLTLIGAIQQTNSVDAATTPGQLFRSAYKLIPITNLYYSNGLWGEFAGNSPVGILKAGYSHRNATSLLTTLAVEQQLPFIKGLSIKGTFSYDPNDFTVKGWHTPFYFYSQNTATTPYTYTKQISTSEGSAAPYTWLNQEYSKNQYFTYQGYLNYHNNFGKHDITGLLVAEARRNDSTGFSARRNNFAVNIDELGMGSSNKNDFDNNGSTVTGSQLGFVYRLGYSYDHKYLFEAAGRYDGHYYFAPGKRWGYFPAFSAGWVISEENFLADHPSALSHLKLRASWGKSGNLAGAAFQYLNGYNLYGNAYAFGNGNMVQGSNITREANPNITWEISTKTDIGLDASFWKGLITVEADYFHEKRTGMLLPPAVTVPVEYGLNLSDENEGIMENHGIEIAVGTHHRFSNGLEVNLNGNFSYAKNKMIQVFETAATRNNPNRARTGRPTGTQFGYHALGLFSLADDKNNDGIINSDDGYNVTQFGVLHPGDIRYADISGPDGKPDGKIDSYDETVIGNPVYPFITYGFTPSASWKGFDLSLFFQGSALASLNIRGFQTVPFNNNNSNSAYEYYNNHWTPQTPDGKYPRANQSPYANNTQNSDFWMMKTGYLRLKTAVLGYTLPAGISKAVKMQRLRCYLSGQNLLTFSKMKFMDPEVGYTDLETAYPNQKVFVFGLNATF
- a CDS encoding RagB/SusD family nutrient uptake outer membrane protein, whose amino-acid sequence is MKRYITLLPVAVLLLSILSCKKDFLENTDKTKLTDDMQWSSEGNADLFLNDIYSALPNYWNQPENLDNFTDDNDAGFYYTSYNWKQGIVEASSNDYTIWGGITGSGDLTNWPAIFTNIRKCNTFIAAVRNNAKNFSPEWLNKRLDEARFIRAFFYSELWMHIGGLPIITAPAERRSMDSAAIYTPRSTFAETVDFITSQLDSIVKDGHLPPKYNKGDADAGRATLGAALALKGWVELYAASPAFNDAQPAAGNDPHKVAGYNNYDAQRWAKAAASFKLFIDRYGNGRAYELFPDPSAIWYEANEYHSEVVWDRQVVANTMGSSFEQYGGPVWINGAYYTWGNYCPTQELVDQFFMANGKPITDPSSGYDPQRPYIGREKRFYDWIVYDGAPYKMTWMDKGDTIYTRIDKVRPSKNQIDFGTDDVGNTGYYFKKRLNPLVRPGGGAVSGANFIYYRYAEVLLGYAEAQNEAAGPDASVYAAINQVRKRAGLPDLAPGLSQAQMRAAIYQERRVELCFENKRFYDIIRWKTANTVMNVDKHAMKISNTVPNNNTGVWKYEIVPLNHPHVFTRKMYLNPVPQDVIDRNPRIVQNPGY
- a CDS encoding T9SS type A sorting domain-containing protein, whose product is MKTKLLTPFKQKDPCLFVFRHCSSSGILPQLLKKAHALLCLPIIFMLLLGYAVKAQNAAGYVWKNVAIGGGGFVSAIIPSKTTQNLVYARTDVGGAYRWNASTSSWVPLLDWVSDNETGFLGVESLAIDPQLPNRVYMLAGISYFNNGKTAILRSDDYGNTFTITDVTSQFKAHGNGMGRQTGEKLAVDPHNSNILYCGTRWNGLFRSTDAGASWSRVSSLNITTTPNENGISFVVLDGSSVSGGITQRIFVGVSRSGSTNLYRSDNGGQSFTAVSGATTTFMPHRAALAGNGALYITYGNGAGPHAHWSQPEPMDNGQIWKYNISTGAWTNITPAGFNRAFGGISVDPNNSNRIVASTINTYMNQNGAWGDRMFLSTNGGASWTDVVDRGFTMDPDGITWVSGHAIHWAGSIEFDPFNTERVWVTSGNGIFVNDNISTSGTWRFAVKGLEETVPLGLESIPNGPVVSVIGDYDGFRHTTNVSQYAPIHQPQMGTTTGLAVAAQNTNKIVRVGNAMYYSNDMGLTWTQNSMNGTQGQVALSANGNTVLHSPKESSVTYRSTNNGSSWSAVSGLSFNEARPAGDPVNSNKFYAYNPGNGAVMVSTNGGSSFSQAATVASGGSKIIRLAPGREGHVWIALNNGGLARSTNSAQSFSTVSGVSYCGAVGFGVAAPGANYPAIYIWGTINNSRGVYRSTDQGASWVRVNDDAHEYGGPGNGQFVQGDMNVFGRVYMSTAGRGIVYGDAGSATCTPSAITPYTQVNNGTWQQTANASLAAGGSVRLGPQPVQGGSWSWSGPNNFSAVTREIAISNIQSNQAGSYVATYTNSEGCQSTQTFSITLTSAAKAAATAGVTEDAISLYPNPANAGRFTITLPDIPDNVIISIWDDQGRILYEKKAFGGKKIDVDSGLKPGFYLVRINSTTYHLTKKLIIH
- a CDS encoding sialate O-acetylesterase: MIKKHLFYGFLLFLLLPTVLHAAIRLPSLVGSNMVLQQNDSVTIWGWANPAEKITVYTGWDNKTLTTTTGGDAKWALKVQTPAAGGPYEIKLKGANEIVLKNILIGEVWLCSGQSNMEFSYYNGVRQIAAELPVCSNPNIRFFNIPKTTATSPQDDCPGTWEVCDSNSLKPFSAVGYFFGKKLQQSLGVPVGLINASWGGTPAEVWAPEHLVTDQPQLSAAAAKLSPAAWWPHQPGYAYNAMIAPLHHYNIKGVIWYQGEANVKTAATYAPLFTGMIQSWREAWHKPIPFYYVQIAPFTYDKENEAALLREAQAHSNVLAGTGMVVVYDVTDNVKDIHPQDKKTVGDRLANWALGENYGKNGFTWKSPAFKEISISKNKAMVRFSSVPTALRINGKTPAALYIAGADKVFYEASAKVEKDVLVVWSSKVEKPESVRYGFSNTAIGNIFSSEGLPVAPFRTDNWPVTQ